A part of Grus americana isolate bGruAme1 chromosome 33, bGruAme1.mat, whole genome shotgun sequence genomic DNA contains:
- the SMARCA4 gene encoding transcription activator BRG1 isoform X10: MSTPDPPLGGTPRPGPSPGPGPSPGAMLGPSPGPSPGSAHSMMGPSPGPPSAGHPLPPQGPGGYAQDNMHQMHKPMDSMHEKGITDDPRYGQMKGMGMRPGGHAGMGPPPSPMDQHSQGYPSPLGGSEHASSPVPANGPSSGPQLSSGPGGVPLDGTDPQALGQQNRGPTPFNQNQLHQLRAQIMAYKMLARGQPLPDHLQMAVQGKRPMPGMQQQMPTLPPPSVSGTGPVQGPVQGPGPGPTPPNYNRPHGIGGPNMPPPGPSGVPPGMPGQPPGGPPKPWPEGPMANAAAPTSAPQKLIPPQPTGRPSPAPPAVPPAASPVMPPQTQSPGQPAQPAPMVQLHQKQNRITPIQKPRGLDPVEILQEREYRLQARIAHRIQELENLPGSLAGDLRTKATIELKALRLLNFQRQLRQEVVVCMRRDTALETALNAKAYKRSKRQSLREARITEKLEKQQKIEQERKRRQKHQEYLNSILQHAKDFKEYHRSVTGKIQKLTKAVATYHANTEREQKKENERIEKERMRRLMAEDEEGYRKLIDQKKDKRLAYLLQQTDEYVANLTELVRQHKAAQVAKEKKKKKKKKKAENAEGQTPAIGPDGEPLDETSQMSDLPVKVIHVESGKILTGTDAPKAGQLEAWLEMNPGYEVAPRSDSEESGSEEEEEEEEEQPQPAQPALPVEEKKKIPDPDSDDVSEVDARHIIENAKQDVDDEYGVSQALARGLQSYYAVAHAVTERVDKQSTLMVNGVLKQYQIKGLEWLVSLYNNNLNGILADEMGLGKTIQTIALITYLMEHKRINGPFLIIVPLSTLSNWAYEFDKWAPSVVKVSYKGSPAARRAFVPQLRSGKFNVLLTTYEYIIKDKHILAKIRWKYMIVDEGHRMKNHHCKLTQVLNTHYVAPRRLLLTGTPLQNKLPELWALLNFLLPTIFKSCSTFEQWFNAPFAMTGEKVDLNEEETILIIRRLHKVLRPFLLRRLKKEVEAQLPEKVEYVIKCDMSALQRVLYRHMQAKGVLLTDGSEKDKKGKGGTKTLMNTIMQLRKICNHPYMFQHIEESFSEHLGFTGGIVQGLDLYRASGKFELLDRILPKLRATNHKVLLFCQMTSLMTIMEDYFAYRGFKYLRLDGTTKAEDRGMLLKTFNEPGSEYFIFLLSTRAGGLGLNLQSADTVIIFDSDWNPHQDLQAQDRAHRIGQQNEVRVLRLCTVNSVEEKILAAAKYKLNVDQKVIQAGMFDQKSSSHERRAFLQAILEHEEQDEEEDEVPDDETVNQMIARHEEEFDLFMRMDLDRRREEARNPKRKPRLMEEDELPSWIIKDDAEVERLTCEEEEEKMFGRGSRHRKEVDYSDSLTEKQWLKAIEEGTLEEIEEEVRQKKSSRKRKRDTDVGSATPTTSTRSRDKDDDSKKQKKRGRPPAEKLSPNPPNLTKKMKKIVDAVIKYKDSSSGRQLSEVFIQLPSRKELPEYYELIRKPVDFKKIKERIRNHKYRSLNDLEKDVMLLCQNAQTFNLEGSLIYEDSIVLQSVFTSVRQKIEKEEESEGEDSEEEEEGEEEGSESESRSVKVKIKLGRKEKAQDRLKGRRRTSRGSRAKPVVSDDDSEEEQEEDRSGSGTEED, translated from the exons ATGTCGACTCCGGATCCTCCGCTGGGAGGAACCCCTCGGCCGGGTCCCTCTCCGGGGCCGGGTCCGTCCCCGGGGGCGATGCTGGGTCCCAGCCCCGGTCCTTCTCCCGGTTCCGCACACAGCATGATGGGACCCAGCCCCGGGCCGCCCTCGGCGGGACACCCGCTGCCGCCCCAGGGGCCGGGGGGCTACGCTCAGGACAACATGCATCAGATGCACAAG CCCATGGACTCCATGCACGAGAAGGGAATAACCGACGATCCTCGCTACGGCCAGATGAAAGGGATGGGAATGCGGCCCGGCGGGCACGCGGGAATGGGTCCTCCCCCGAGCCCGATGGATCAGCACTCGCAAG gtTACCCTTCTCCGCTCGGCGGTTCCGAACACGCCTCGAGTCCCGTTCCGGCGAACGGTCCGTCCTCCGGCCCTCAGCTATCCTCGGGTCCCGGAGGAGTCCCCTTGGACGGTACCGATCCCCAAGCTCTGGGACAACAAAACCGGGGTCCGACCCCTTTTAACCAGAACCAGTTACACCAGTTAAGAGCTCAGATCATGGCTTACAAGATGCTGGCGAGGGGCCAGCCCCTGCCCGACCACCTTCAGATGGCGGTGCAGGGAAAACGACCCATGCCCGGAATGCAGCAGCAAATGCCGACACTACCTCCGCCTTCCGTATCCGGGACAGGACCAGTGCAAGGACCAGTGCAAGGGCCTGGACCGGGACCGACACCTCCAAACTATAACAGACCTCACG GTATCGGAGGGCCTAACATGCCCCCTCCCGGACCCTCAGGAGTTCCCCCGGGAATGCCCGGGCAACCCCCCGgcggcccccccaaaccctggcCGGAAG GACCGATGGCGAACGCCGCAGCCCCCACTAGCGCACCTCAGAAACTGattcccccccagcccaccgGCCGGCCCTCGCCAGCCCCTCCGGCGGTGCCGCCCGCCGCGTCGCCCGTGATGCCGCCGCAGACGCAGTCCCCGGGTCAGCCGGCGCAGCCGGCTCCCATGGTGCAGCTCCACCAGAAACAGAACCGCATCACGCCGATCCAGAAACCCAGAGGACTCGATCCGGTGGAAATCCTGCAGGAGAGGGAGTACAG gctGCAAGCTCGAATCGCTCACAGGATCCAAGAGCTGGAAAACCTTCCCGGCTCGCTGGCCGGTGACCTGAGAACCAAAGCAACCATTGAACTGAAAGCACTAAGGCTGCTTAATTTTCAGCGACAG CTGCGTCAGGAAGTCGTGGTGTGCATGAGGCGAGACACGGCCCTGGAGACGGCCCTGAACGCCAAGGCGTACAAGCGCAGCAAGCGGCAGTCCCTGCGCGAGGCTCGCATCACCgagaagctggagaagcagcagaagatCGAGCAGGAACGGAAACGCAGGCAGAAGCACCAG GAATACCTCAACAGCATCCTCCAGCACGCTAAAGATTTCAAGGAATACCATCGCTCCGTCACGGGCAAGATTCAGAAGCTGACCAAGGCGGTGGCTACTTACCACGCCAACACGGAGCGGgagcagaagaaggaaaacGAGAGGATCGAGAAGGAGAGGATGCGCCGTCTGATG GCGGAGGATGAGGAAGGGTACCGCAAGCTGATCGATCAGAAGAAGGACAAGCGCTTGGCCTACCTGCTGCAGCAGACGGACGAGTACGTAGCCAACCTGACGGAGCTGGTGCGGCAGCACAAGGCcgcgcaggtggccaaggagaagaagaagaagaagaaaaagaag aAGGCAGAGAACGCGGAAGGGCAGACGCCGGCCATCGGGCCAGATGGTGAA CCGCTGGATGAGACGAGCCAAATGAGCGACCTCCCTGTCAAAGTGATCCACGTGGAGAGCGGCAAGATCCTCACCGGCACCGACGCGCCGAAAGCCGGGCAGCTGGAAGCCTGGCTGGAGATGAACCCCGG GTACGAAGTAGCTCCGAGATCTGACAGTGAAGAAAGCGGgtcggaggaggaggaggag gaggaagaggagcaacCACAACCCGCTCAGCCCGCCCTGCCcgtggaggagaagaaaaaaatccccgaCCCGGACAGCGACGACGTCTCGGAAGTGGACGCCAGACACATTATCGA GAACGCTAAGCAAGATGTCGATGACGAATACGGGGTGTCCCAAGCTCTGGCGAGGGGCTTGCAGTCGTACTACGCCGTGGCCCACGCCGTCACCGAGAGGGTGGACAAGCAATCCACGCTGATGGTCAACGGAGTCCTCAAGCAGTACCAG atcAAAGGTTTGGAGTGGCTGGTGTCCCTGTACAACAACAACCTGAACGGCATCCTGGCAGATGAGATGGGGCTGGGCAAAACCATCCAGACCATCGCTTTAATCACATACCTCATGGAGCACAAACGGATCAACGGACCCTTCCTCATCATAGTACCTCTCTC aaCTCTGTCGAATTGGGCGTATGAGTTTGACAAATGGGCTCCTTCTGTGGTGAAGGTCTCGTACAAG GGCTCTCCAGCAGCAAGACGGGCATTTGTACCTCAGCTCCGAAGCGGGAAATTCAACGTCTTGCTCACAACTTACGAGTATATCATCAAAGATAAGCACATCCTGGCTAAG ATCCGCTGGAAGTACATGATCGTGGACGAGGGTCACAGGATGAAGAACCACCACTGCAAACTCACCCAGGTCCTCAACACGCACTACGTGGCTCCTCGGCGTTTGTTGTTGACGGGAACCCCCTTGCAGAACAAACTCCcggagctgtgggctctgctcAATTTCCTCCTGCCCACCATCTTCAAGAGCTGCAGCACGTTCGAGCAGTGGTTTAACGCCCCTTTCGCCATGACGGGAGAAAAG GTGGACCTGAACGAAGAAGAAACCATCCTGATCATTCGGCGCCTGCACAAAGTGCTGCGCCCTTTCCTGCTGCGGAGGCTGAAGAAGGAAGTAGAAGCGCAGCTGCCTGAAAAG GTGGAATACGTCATCAAGTGCGACATGTCCGCTCTGCAGAGGGTCCTCTACAGGCACATGCAGGCCAAGGGCGTGCTGCTCACGGACGGCTCCGAGAAGGACAAAAAG GGCAAAGGCGGTACGAAAACCCTGATGAACACCATCATGCAGCTGCGGAAGATCTGTAACCACCCCTACATGTTCCAGCACATagag GAATCCTTTTCCGAGCACTTGGGGTTCACGGGAGGTATCGTGCAAGg gcTGGATTTGTACCGAGCCTCGGGCAAATTTGAACTCCTGGACAGAATTCTCCCCAAATTACGAGCCACCAACCATAAGGTGCTGCTCTTCTGCCAGATGACCTCCCTCATGACCATCATGGAAGATTACTTTGCTTACCGCGGATTCAAATACCTCAGGCTGGACG GAACCACTAAGGCGGAGGACCGGGGCATGTTGTTAAAGACTTTCAATGAGCCAGGCTCCGAgtacttcatttttttactgAGCACGCGGGCTGGCGGGCTGGGTCTGAACCTCCAGTCTGCCGACACTGTGATTATCTTTGACAGCGACTGGAACCCTCACCAG GACCTGCAGGCGCAAGACCGAGCTCACCGCATCGGGCAGCAGAACGAAGTGCGCGTTCTCCGGCTCTGCACCGTCAACAGCGTGGAGGAGAAGATCCTTGCCGCCGCCAAATACAAGCTGAACGTTGATCAGAAGGTTATCCAAGCCGGCATGTTTGACCAGAAATCCTCGAGCCACGAACGAAGAGCTTTCCTCCAGGCTATCTTGGAACACGAGGAGCAGGACGAG GAAGAAGACGAAGTTCCCGACGACGAAACGGTCAACCAGATGATTGCGCGGCACGAAGAGGAGTTTGACCTTTTCATG CGCATGGACCTGGACCGCAGGCGGGAAGAAGCGCGAAACCCCAAGCGCAAACCGCGCCTGATGGAGGAAGACGAGCTGCCGTCGTGGATCATCAAGGACGATGCCGAGGTGGAGAGGTTGACgtgtgaggaagaggaggagaagatgtTTGGGCGAGGCTCGCGGCACCGTAAGGAGGTGGATTACAGTGACTCGCTGACGGAGAAGCAGTGGCTCAAG GCGATCGAGGAGGGTACGCTGGAGGAGATCGAGGAGGAGGTGCGCCAGAAAAAATCCTCCCGTAAACGCAAGCGGGATACGGACGTCGGCTCCGCCAcccccaccaccagcacccGCAGCCGGGATAAGGACGACGAtagcaaaaagcagaagaaacgTGGCAGGCCGCCGGCGGAGAAACtctccccaaacccccccaacctcaccaaaaaaatgaagaagatcGTGGACGCCGTCATCAAGTACAAGGACAG cagcagtggaCGGCAGCTCAGCGAAGTTTTCATCCAGCTGCCTTCCCGCAAGGAGCTGCCGGAATACTACGAGCTCATCCGCAAGCCCGTCGACTTCAAGAAAATCAAG GAGCGAATCCGTAACCACAAGTACCGGAGCCTGAACGACCTGGAGAAGGACGTCATGCTGCTGTGCCAGAACGCGCAGACCTTCAACCTCGAGGGCTCCCTG ATCTACGAGGACTCCATCGTCCTCCAGTCCGTCTTCACCAGCGTGAGGCAGAAAAtcgagaaggaggaggagagcgaaGGCGAGgacagcgaggaggaggaggaaggcgaAGAGGAAGGCTCCGAATCCGAGT cccgctcGGTGAAGGTGAAGATCAAGCTGGGGCGGAAGGAGAAGGCGCAGGACCGGCTGAAGGGCCGTCGGCGTACCAGCCGCGGCTCCCGCGCCAAGCCCGTGGTGAGCGACGACGACAgcgaggaggagcaggaggag
- the SMARCA4 gene encoding transcription activator BRG1 isoform X6 translates to MSTPDPPLGGTPRPGPSPGPGPSPGAMLGPSPGPSPGSAHSMMGPSPGPPSAGHPLPPQGPGGYAQDNMHQMHKPMDSMHEKGITDDPRYGQMKGMGMRPGGHAGMGPPPSPMDQHSQGYPSPLGGSEHASSPVPANGPSSGPQLSSGPGGVPLDGTDPQALGQQNRGPTPFNQNQLHQLRAQIMAYKMLARGQPLPDHLQMAVQGKRPMPGMQQQMPTLPPPSVSGTGPVQGPVQGPGPGPTPPNYNRPHGIGGPNMPPPGPSGVPPGMPGQPPGGPPKPWPEGPMANAAAPTSAPQKLIPPQPTGRPSPAPPAVPPAASPVMPPQTQSPGQPAQPAPMVQLHQKQNRITPIQKPRGLDPVEILQEREYRLQARIAHRIQELENLPGSLAGDLRTKATIELKALRLLNFQRQLRQEVVVCMRRDTALETALNAKAYKRSKRQSLREARITEKLEKQQKIEQERKRRQKHQEYLNSILQHAKDFKEYHRSVTGKIQKLTKAVATYHANTEREQKKENERIEKERMRRLMAEDEEGYRKLIDQKKDKRLAYLLQQTDEYVANLTELVRQHKAAQVAKEKKKKKKKKKAENAEGQTPAIGPDGEPLDETSQMSDLPVKVIHVESGKILTGTDAPKAGQLEAWLEMNPGYEVAPRSDSEESGSEEEEEEEEEEQPQPAQPALPVEEKKKIPDPDSDDVSEVDARHIIENAKQDVDDEYGVSQALARGLQSYYAVAHAVTERVDKQSTLMVNGVLKQYQIKGLEWLVSLYNNNLNGILADEMGLGKTIQTIALITYLMEHKRINGPFLIIVPLSTLSNWAYEFDKWAPSVVKVSYKGSPAARRAFVPQLRSGKFNVLLTTYEYIIKDKHILAKIRWKYMIVDEGHRMKNHHCKLTQVLNTHYVAPRRLLLTGTPLQNKLPELWALLNFLLPTIFKSCSTFEQWFNAPFAMTGEKVDLNEEETILIIRRLHKVLRPFLLRRLKKEVEAQLPEKVEYVIKCDMSALQRVLYRHMQAKGVLLTDGSEKDKKGKGGTKTLMNTIMQLRKICNHPYMFQHIEESFSEHLGFTGGIVQGLDLYRASGKFELLDRILPKLRATNHKVLLFCQMTSLMTIMEDYFAYRGFKYLRLDGTTKAEDRGMLLKTFNEPGSEYFIFLLSTRAGGLGLNLQSADTVIIFDSDWNPHQDLQAQDRAHRIGQQNEVRVLRLCTVNSVEEKILAAAKYKLNVDQKVIQAGMFDQKSSSHERRAFLQAILEHEEQDEEEDEVPDDETVNQMIARHEEEFDLFMRMDLDRRREEARNPKRKPRLMEEDELPSWIIKDDAEVERLTCEEEEEKMFGRGSRHRKEVDYSDSLTEKQWLKVYMAIEEGTLEEIEEEVRQKKSSRKRKRDTDVGSATPTTSTRSRDKDDDSKKQKKRGRPPAEKLSPNPPNLTKKMKKIVDAVIKYKDSSSGRQLSEVFIQLPSRKELPEYYELIRKPVDFKKIKERIRNHKYRSLNDLEKDVMLLCQNAQTFNLEGSLIYEDSIVLQSVFTSVRQKIEKEEESEGEDSEEEEEGEEEGSESESRSVKVKIKLGRKEKAQDRLKGRRRTSRGSRAKPVVSDDDSEEEQEEDRSGSGTEED, encoded by the exons ATGTCGACTCCGGATCCTCCGCTGGGAGGAACCCCTCGGCCGGGTCCCTCTCCGGGGCCGGGTCCGTCCCCGGGGGCGATGCTGGGTCCCAGCCCCGGTCCTTCTCCCGGTTCCGCACACAGCATGATGGGACCCAGCCCCGGGCCGCCCTCGGCGGGACACCCGCTGCCGCCCCAGGGGCCGGGGGGCTACGCTCAGGACAACATGCATCAGATGCACAAG CCCATGGACTCCATGCACGAGAAGGGAATAACCGACGATCCTCGCTACGGCCAGATGAAAGGGATGGGAATGCGGCCCGGCGGGCACGCGGGAATGGGTCCTCCCCCGAGCCCGATGGATCAGCACTCGCAAG gtTACCCTTCTCCGCTCGGCGGTTCCGAACACGCCTCGAGTCCCGTTCCGGCGAACGGTCCGTCCTCCGGCCCTCAGCTATCCTCGGGTCCCGGAGGAGTCCCCTTGGACGGTACCGATCCCCAAGCTCTGGGACAACAAAACCGGGGTCCGACCCCTTTTAACCAGAACCAGTTACACCAGTTAAGAGCTCAGATCATGGCTTACAAGATGCTGGCGAGGGGCCAGCCCCTGCCCGACCACCTTCAGATGGCGGTGCAGGGAAAACGACCCATGCCCGGAATGCAGCAGCAAATGCCGACACTACCTCCGCCTTCCGTATCCGGGACAGGACCAGTGCAAGGACCAGTGCAAGGGCCTGGACCGGGACCGACACCTCCAAACTATAACAGACCTCACG GTATCGGAGGGCCTAACATGCCCCCTCCCGGACCCTCAGGAGTTCCCCCGGGAATGCCCGGGCAACCCCCCGgcggcccccccaaaccctggcCGGAAG GACCGATGGCGAACGCCGCAGCCCCCACTAGCGCACCTCAGAAACTGattcccccccagcccaccgGCCGGCCCTCGCCAGCCCCTCCGGCGGTGCCGCCCGCCGCGTCGCCCGTGATGCCGCCGCAGACGCAGTCCCCGGGTCAGCCGGCGCAGCCGGCTCCCATGGTGCAGCTCCACCAGAAACAGAACCGCATCACGCCGATCCAGAAACCCAGAGGACTCGATCCGGTGGAAATCCTGCAGGAGAGGGAGTACAG gctGCAAGCTCGAATCGCTCACAGGATCCAAGAGCTGGAAAACCTTCCCGGCTCGCTGGCCGGTGACCTGAGAACCAAAGCAACCATTGAACTGAAAGCACTAAGGCTGCTTAATTTTCAGCGACAG CTGCGTCAGGAAGTCGTGGTGTGCATGAGGCGAGACACGGCCCTGGAGACGGCCCTGAACGCCAAGGCGTACAAGCGCAGCAAGCGGCAGTCCCTGCGCGAGGCTCGCATCACCgagaagctggagaagcagcagaagatCGAGCAGGAACGGAAACGCAGGCAGAAGCACCAG GAATACCTCAACAGCATCCTCCAGCACGCTAAAGATTTCAAGGAATACCATCGCTCCGTCACGGGCAAGATTCAGAAGCTGACCAAGGCGGTGGCTACTTACCACGCCAACACGGAGCGGgagcagaagaaggaaaacGAGAGGATCGAGAAGGAGAGGATGCGCCGTCTGATG GCGGAGGATGAGGAAGGGTACCGCAAGCTGATCGATCAGAAGAAGGACAAGCGCTTGGCCTACCTGCTGCAGCAGACGGACGAGTACGTAGCCAACCTGACGGAGCTGGTGCGGCAGCACAAGGCcgcgcaggtggccaaggagaagaagaagaagaagaaaaagaag aAGGCAGAGAACGCGGAAGGGCAGACGCCGGCCATCGGGCCAGATGGTGAA CCGCTGGATGAGACGAGCCAAATGAGCGACCTCCCTGTCAAAGTGATCCACGTGGAGAGCGGCAAGATCCTCACCGGCACCGACGCGCCGAAAGCCGGGCAGCTGGAAGCCTGGCTGGAGATGAACCCCGG GTACGAAGTAGCTCCGAGATCTGACAGTGAAGAAAGCGGgtcggaggaggaggaggag gaggaggaagaggagcaacCACAACCCGCTCAGCCCGCCCTGCCcgtggaggagaagaaaaaaatccccgaCCCGGACAGCGACGACGTCTCGGAAGTGGACGCCAGACACATTATCGA GAACGCTAAGCAAGATGTCGATGACGAATACGGGGTGTCCCAAGCTCTGGCGAGGGGCTTGCAGTCGTACTACGCCGTGGCCCACGCCGTCACCGAGAGGGTGGACAAGCAATCCACGCTGATGGTCAACGGAGTCCTCAAGCAGTACCAG atcAAAGGTTTGGAGTGGCTGGTGTCCCTGTACAACAACAACCTGAACGGCATCCTGGCAGATGAGATGGGGCTGGGCAAAACCATCCAGACCATCGCTTTAATCACATACCTCATGGAGCACAAACGGATCAACGGACCCTTCCTCATCATAGTACCTCTCTC aaCTCTGTCGAATTGGGCGTATGAGTTTGACAAATGGGCTCCTTCTGTGGTGAAGGTCTCGTACAAG GGCTCTCCAGCAGCAAGACGGGCATTTGTACCTCAGCTCCGAAGCGGGAAATTCAACGTCTTGCTCACAACTTACGAGTATATCATCAAAGATAAGCACATCCTGGCTAAG ATCCGCTGGAAGTACATGATCGTGGACGAGGGTCACAGGATGAAGAACCACCACTGCAAACTCACCCAGGTCCTCAACACGCACTACGTGGCTCCTCGGCGTTTGTTGTTGACGGGAACCCCCTTGCAGAACAAACTCCcggagctgtgggctctgctcAATTTCCTCCTGCCCACCATCTTCAAGAGCTGCAGCACGTTCGAGCAGTGGTTTAACGCCCCTTTCGCCATGACGGGAGAAAAG GTGGACCTGAACGAAGAAGAAACCATCCTGATCATTCGGCGCCTGCACAAAGTGCTGCGCCCTTTCCTGCTGCGGAGGCTGAAGAAGGAAGTAGAAGCGCAGCTGCCTGAAAAG GTGGAATACGTCATCAAGTGCGACATGTCCGCTCTGCAGAGGGTCCTCTACAGGCACATGCAGGCCAAGGGCGTGCTGCTCACGGACGGCTCCGAGAAGGACAAAAAG GGCAAAGGCGGTACGAAAACCCTGATGAACACCATCATGCAGCTGCGGAAGATCTGTAACCACCCCTACATGTTCCAGCACATagag GAATCCTTTTCCGAGCACTTGGGGTTCACGGGAGGTATCGTGCAAGg gcTGGATTTGTACCGAGCCTCGGGCAAATTTGAACTCCTGGACAGAATTCTCCCCAAATTACGAGCCACCAACCATAAGGTGCTGCTCTTCTGCCAGATGACCTCCCTCATGACCATCATGGAAGATTACTTTGCTTACCGCGGATTCAAATACCTCAGGCTGGACG GAACCACTAAGGCGGAGGACCGGGGCATGTTGTTAAAGACTTTCAATGAGCCAGGCTCCGAgtacttcatttttttactgAGCACGCGGGCTGGCGGGCTGGGTCTGAACCTCCAGTCTGCCGACACTGTGATTATCTTTGACAGCGACTGGAACCCTCACCAG GACCTGCAGGCGCAAGACCGAGCTCACCGCATCGGGCAGCAGAACGAAGTGCGCGTTCTCCGGCTCTGCACCGTCAACAGCGTGGAGGAGAAGATCCTTGCCGCCGCCAAATACAAGCTGAACGTTGATCAGAAGGTTATCCAAGCCGGCATGTTTGACCAGAAATCCTCGAGCCACGAACGAAGAGCTTTCCTCCAGGCTATCTTGGAACACGAGGAGCAGGACGAG GAAGAAGACGAAGTTCCCGACGACGAAACGGTCAACCAGATGATTGCGCGGCACGAAGAGGAGTTTGACCTTTTCATG CGCATGGACCTGGACCGCAGGCGGGAAGAAGCGCGAAACCCCAAGCGCAAACCGCGCCTGATGGAGGAAGACGAGCTGCCGTCGTGGATCATCAAGGACGATGCCGAGGTGGAGAGGTTGACgtgtgaggaagaggaggagaagatgtTTGGGCGAGGCTCGCGGCACCGTAAGGAGGTGGATTACAGTGACTCGCTGACGGAGAAGCAGTGGCTCAAGGTATACATG GCGATCGAGGAGGGTACGCTGGAGGAGATCGAGGAGGAGGTGCGCCAGAAAAAATCCTCCCGTAAACGCAAGCGGGATACGGACGTCGGCTCCGCCAcccccaccaccagcacccGCAGCCGGGATAAGGACGACGAtagcaaaaagcagaagaaacgTGGCAGGCCGCCGGCGGAGAAACtctccccaaacccccccaacctcaccaaaaaaatgaagaagatcGTGGACGCCGTCATCAAGTACAAGGACAG cagcagtggaCGGCAGCTCAGCGAAGTTTTCATCCAGCTGCCTTCCCGCAAGGAGCTGCCGGAATACTACGAGCTCATCCGCAAGCCCGTCGACTTCAAGAAAATCAAG GAGCGAATCCGTAACCACAAGTACCGGAGCCTGAACGACCTGGAGAAGGACGTCATGCTGCTGTGCCAGAACGCGCAGACCTTCAACCTCGAGGGCTCCCTG ATCTACGAGGACTCCATCGTCCTCCAGTCCGTCTTCACCAGCGTGAGGCAGAAAAtcgagaaggaggaggagagcgaaGGCGAGgacagcgaggaggaggaggaaggcgaAGAGGAAGGCTCCGAATCCGAGT cccgctcGGTGAAGGTGAAGATCAAGCTGGGGCGGAAGGAGAAGGCGCAGGACCGGCTGAAGGGCCGTCGGCGTACCAGCCGCGGCTCCCGCGCCAAGCCCGTGGTGAGCGACGACGACAgcgaggaggagcaggaggag